A region from the Drosophila bipectinata strain 14024-0381.07 chromosome 3R, DbipHiC1v2, whole genome shotgun sequence genome encodes:
- the LOC108120315 gene encoding CLK4-associating serine/arginine rich protein isoform X3, whose product MWHEARKQERKIRGLIVDYRKRAERRQYFYDKIQADPTQFLQLHGRRSKIYLDPAVAAAGDGAAIIVPWQGQQDNLIDRFDVRAHLDYIPPVTKNTGEFGEPDSELSAEERQLNYERYRILAQNDFLNVSEDKFLHQLYLEEQFGANAQLEAERNLAKKKQKTGGATIGYSYDDAGDPATIGPQPFGAASSTSTATAGAVIKTGEKGDGSDESDSDIDMDVSIDIGKLDTSQAHELNACGRNYGMKSNDFFSHLTKDADEADALRIAREEEQEKMLLSGRKSRRERRAQKERRIANRPFSPPSYAAKEDKDKKGGGKGNDKEKEDDSDSRSPSPSEAGPEKITYITSFGGEDEMQPHSKITISLSKPGLTLGESCIKASSGAAVAAAGASSVSYAQKVKDNLDKLKLMNESAKRSRRHSRSRSRSRSRSGSASRSRSGSRRRNRRSRSYHRRSRSRTRSRRRRRYYSRSRSRRRSSSRSRSRSGSWKRYKSRSPSYKRSRKRYSYSSRSSSASSYRRRSRSRSRSRPKKKQTPPAQSPAGTYCLSTTTTTTTSTLTAVKLLQQQQSKAAPPMISYPIPSRLLNQSAPAVAPPQVVEPPPPPLKRYYGRKRANDTSSSSSAAENSEASDNEEQQQSQTGKRADDSDDVDVDTASERSHALQPAMSSSSTGTWTRRWWRIRNWTAQSARAA is encoded by the exons ATGTGGCACGAGGCGCGCAAGCAGGAGCGGAAGATCCGCGGCCTGATCGTTGACTACCGCAAACGGGCGGAGCGCAGACAGTACTTTTACGACAAGATACAAGCGGATCCCACCCAGTTCTTACAGCTACACGGCCGGCGGAGCAAAATATATTTGGATCCTGCAGTGGCAGCCGCTGGCGATGGAGCCGCAATCAT TGTGCCGTGGCAGGGGCAGCAGGATAATCTGATTGACAGGTTTGACGTACGTGCTCACCTGGATTACATCCCTCCAGTTACCAAGAACACTGGCGAGTTCGGAGAACCAGACTCAGAACTAAGCGCCGAGGAGAGGCAGTTGAACTATGAGCGGTATCGCATTCTGGCCCAGAACGACTTTCTCAACGTCAGTGAGGATAAGTTTCTGCATCAGCTTTACTTGGAGGAGCAGTTTGGAGCAAATGCACAATTAGAGGCCGAGCGAAATTTGGCCAAGAAAAAGCAGAAAACGGGGGGTGCTACCATTGGTTATTCGTATGATGATGCTGGTGATCCAGCCACTATTGGCCCGCAACCTTTTGGGGCTGCAAGCTCAACTTCTACGGCTACAGCCGGAGCGGTCATAAAAACCGGAGAAAAGGGTGATGGATCTGACGAATCAGACTCGGATATCGATATGGATGTGTCTATTGACATTGGAAAACTGGATACCTCTCAAGCTCATGAGCTGAACGCCTGCGGCCGCAACTACGGAATGAAAAGCAATGATTTCTTCTCGCACTTGACCAAGGATGCAGACGAGGCAGACGCCTTGCGTATCGCCCGCGAGGAAGAGCAGGAGAAGATGCTATTAAGTGGACGCAAGTCCCGACGGGAAAGAAGGGCGCAAAAGGAGCGAAGAATTGCCAATCGCCCATTTAGCCCTCCCAGTTACGCTGCCAAAGAGGATAAGGATAAAAAGGGTGGCGGCAAGGGAAATGACAAGGAAAAGGAGGACGACAGCGATTCCAGATCGCCATCGCCTTCTGAAGCGGGTCCAGAGAAAATCACCTACATTACCTCCTTCGGTGGCGAGGATGAGATGCAGCCGCACTCTAAAATCACCATCAGCCTTTCCAAACCAGGCTTGACATTGGGCGAGTCTTGCATTAAAGCCAGTAGTGGAGCAGCGGTGGCCGCCGCTGGCGCTTCTTCAGTTTCCTATGCCCAAAAGGTCAAAGACAATCTCGACAAGCTGAAACTGATGAATGAATCAGCAAAGCGCAGCAGGAGGCATTCCCGTTCCCGCTCCAGGTCACGTTCCCGAAGCGGCTCGGCGTCGAGAAGTCGCAGTGGAAGTCGTAGAAGAAATCGCCGCAGTAGGAGCTACCATAGAagaagcaggagcaggacgCGATCCCGCCGCCGTAGGAGATATTACTCTAGATCCAGATCAAGGAGGCGATCAAGTTCTCGATCTCGGTCGCGTTCAGGTTCCTGGAAGCGATACAAATCGCGCAGTCCCAGCTACAAAAGGTCAAGGAAACGCTACTCCTATTCCTCGCGAAGTTCAAGTGCAAGTTCTTACAGGCGAAGGAGTCGCTCCCGTTCTCGGAGTCGCCCCAAAAAGAAGCAAACACCTCCAGCACAATCCCCAGCTGGTACTTATTGCCTGAGCACTACAACCACTACCACTACATCTACTCTGACTGCGGTGAAGCTGCTTCAGCAGCAACAATCGAAAGCTGCTCCACCAATGATCAGTTATCCCATACCCTCACGATTATTAAACCAATCTGCTCCTGCAGTGGCGCCACCGCAAGTGGTGgagccgccgccaccgcctctAAAGCGTTATTATGGCCGGAAAAGGGCCAATGacacatcatcatcatcgtcggcAGCAGAGAACAGCGAGGCTAGTGACAACGAGGAACAGCAACAGTCCCAGACCGGGAAACGAGCAGACGATTCGGACGATGTGGACGTGGATACTGC GTCAGAGCGTTCTCACGCTCTTCAACCGGCCATGTCATCGAGCAGCACGG GGACCTGGACACGCCGGTGGTGGCGGATCAGGAACTGGACGGCCCAATCTGCGCGAGCGGCTTAA
- the LOC108120315 gene encoding CLK4-associating serine/arginine rich protein isoform X1 translates to MWHEARKQERKIRGLIVDYRKRAERRQYFYDKIQADPTQFLQLHGRRSKIYLDPAVAAAGDGAAIIVPWQGQQDNLIDRFDVRAHLDYIPPVTKNTGEFGEPDSELSAEERQLNYERYRILAQNDFLNVSEDKFLHQLYLEEQFGANAQLEAERNLAKKKQKTGGATIGYSYDDAGDPATIGPQPFGAASSTSTATAGAVIKTGEKGDGSDESDSDIDMDVSIDIGKLDTSQAHELNACGRNYGMKSNDFFSHLTKDADEADALRIAREEEQEKMLLSGRKSRRERRAQKERRIANRPFSPPSYAAKEDKDKKGGGKGNDKEKEDDSDSRSPSPSEAGPEKITYITSFGGEDEMQPHSKITISLSKPGLTLGESCIKASSGAAVAAAGASSVSYAQKVKDNLDKLKLMNESAKRSRRHSRSRSRSRSRSGSASRSRSGSRRRNRRSRSYHRRSRSRTRSRRRRRYYSRSRSRRRSSSRSRSRSGSWKRYKSRSPSYKRSRKRYSYSSRSSSASSYRRRSRSRSRSRPKKKQTPPAQSPAGTYCLSTTTTTTTSTLTAVKLLQQQQSKAAPPMISYPIPSRLLNQSAPAVAPPQVVEPPPPPLKRYYGRKRANDTSSSSSAAENSEASDNEEQQQSQTGKRADDSDDVDVDTASERSHALQPAMSSSSTGNQTGKYSSATETKGPGHAGGGGSGTGRPNLRERLKRKMQNLLNRQYKADKRAEIEKTERERQQQQEREDEMRELALKLRRRRRELRHKYGTPSSGKLSGSEAESVGSESMMIKSSSRRSHSRSRSRRRSPPPEEHSRRSNSRTERRRRSRTPSPRYNRRQRSRSRSGSRGERKRRSQSRRRSGSRDRRRSRSRRSQSRRRRQRDRSMDRNRDRYRQQQQQHQHMRGRDRDREAEFSHGTSGNSGSSNRGRVVISAPPKLKKLVDY, encoded by the exons ATGTGGCACGAGGCGCGCAAGCAGGAGCGGAAGATCCGCGGCCTGATCGTTGACTACCGCAAACGGGCGGAGCGCAGACAGTACTTTTACGACAAGATACAAGCGGATCCCACCCAGTTCTTACAGCTACACGGCCGGCGGAGCAAAATATATTTGGATCCTGCAGTGGCAGCCGCTGGCGATGGAGCCGCAATCAT TGTGCCGTGGCAGGGGCAGCAGGATAATCTGATTGACAGGTTTGACGTACGTGCTCACCTGGATTACATCCCTCCAGTTACCAAGAACACTGGCGAGTTCGGAGAACCAGACTCAGAACTAAGCGCCGAGGAGAGGCAGTTGAACTATGAGCGGTATCGCATTCTGGCCCAGAACGACTTTCTCAACGTCAGTGAGGATAAGTTTCTGCATCAGCTTTACTTGGAGGAGCAGTTTGGAGCAAATGCACAATTAGAGGCCGAGCGAAATTTGGCCAAGAAAAAGCAGAAAACGGGGGGTGCTACCATTGGTTATTCGTATGATGATGCTGGTGATCCAGCCACTATTGGCCCGCAACCTTTTGGGGCTGCAAGCTCAACTTCTACGGCTACAGCCGGAGCGGTCATAAAAACCGGAGAAAAGGGTGATGGATCTGACGAATCAGACTCGGATATCGATATGGATGTGTCTATTGACATTGGAAAACTGGATACCTCTCAAGCTCATGAGCTGAACGCCTGCGGCCGCAACTACGGAATGAAAAGCAATGATTTCTTCTCGCACTTGACCAAGGATGCAGACGAGGCAGACGCCTTGCGTATCGCCCGCGAGGAAGAGCAGGAGAAGATGCTATTAAGTGGACGCAAGTCCCGACGGGAAAGAAGGGCGCAAAAGGAGCGAAGAATTGCCAATCGCCCATTTAGCCCTCCCAGTTACGCTGCCAAAGAGGATAAGGATAAAAAGGGTGGCGGCAAGGGAAATGACAAGGAAAAGGAGGACGACAGCGATTCCAGATCGCCATCGCCTTCTGAAGCGGGTCCAGAGAAAATCACCTACATTACCTCCTTCGGTGGCGAGGATGAGATGCAGCCGCACTCTAAAATCACCATCAGCCTTTCCAAACCAGGCTTGACATTGGGCGAGTCTTGCATTAAAGCCAGTAGTGGAGCAGCGGTGGCCGCCGCTGGCGCTTCTTCAGTTTCCTATGCCCAAAAGGTCAAAGACAATCTCGACAAGCTGAAACTGATGAATGAATCAGCAAAGCGCAGCAGGAGGCATTCCCGTTCCCGCTCCAGGTCACGTTCCCGAAGCGGCTCGGCGTCGAGAAGTCGCAGTGGAAGTCGTAGAAGAAATCGCCGCAGTAGGAGCTACCATAGAagaagcaggagcaggacgCGATCCCGCCGCCGTAGGAGATATTACTCTAGATCCAGATCAAGGAGGCGATCAAGTTCTCGATCTCGGTCGCGTTCAGGTTCCTGGAAGCGATACAAATCGCGCAGTCCCAGCTACAAAAGGTCAAGGAAACGCTACTCCTATTCCTCGCGAAGTTCAAGTGCAAGTTCTTACAGGCGAAGGAGTCGCTCCCGTTCTCGGAGTCGCCCCAAAAAGAAGCAAACACCTCCAGCACAATCCCCAGCTGGTACTTATTGCCTGAGCACTACAACCACTACCACTACATCTACTCTGACTGCGGTGAAGCTGCTTCAGCAGCAACAATCGAAAGCTGCTCCACCAATGATCAGTTATCCCATACCCTCACGATTATTAAACCAATCTGCTCCTGCAGTGGCGCCACCGCAAGTGGTGgagccgccgccaccgcctctAAAGCGTTATTATGGCCGGAAAAGGGCCAATGacacatcatcatcatcgtcggcAGCAGAGAACAGCGAGGCTAGTGACAACGAGGAACAGCAACAGTCCCAGACCGGGAAACGAGCAGACGATTCGGACGATGTGGACGTGGATACTGC GTCAGAGCGTTCTCACGCTCTTCAACCGGCCATGTCATCGAGCAGCACGGGTAATCAAACAGGCAAATATAGTTCTGCTACCGAAACCAAA GGACCTGGACACGCCGGTGGTGGCGGATCAGGAACTGGACGGCCCAATCTGCGCGAGCGGCTTAAGCGGAAGATGCAGAATTTACTGAACAGGCAAT atAAAGCTGACAAGCGGGCAGAAATAGAAAAAACGGAGCGGGagcgacagcagcagcaggagcgcGAAGATGAGATGCGCGAACTGGCGCTCAAGTTACGCCGAAG GCGTCGCGAGCTGCGCCACAAGTACGGAACGCCCTCCAGCGGCAAACTGTCTGGAAGTGAGGCTGAGTCGGTGGGCTCCGAAAGTATGATGATCAAATCTTCGTCAAGACGTAGCCACAGTCGATCGCGCAGTCGTCGAAGGAGTCCTCCGCCAGAGGAACATAGCAGACGCAGCAACAGTCGCACAGAGCGGAGACGCCGGTCTAGGACACCAAGTCCGAGATATAATCGAAGACAAAGATCCCGATCGCGGAGTGGAAGTCGCGGGGAACGAAAGCGACGGTCACAAAGCCGTCGGCGCAGCGGAAGTCGAGACCGTCGACGTTCACGCAGTCGAAGGAGCCAGTCAAGACGCAGACGACAACGAGACCGCAGCATGGATAGGAATCGCGATCGGTATagacagcaacagcagcagcatcagcataTGCGGGGACGTGATCGTGACCGAGAGGCAGAGTTCAGTCATGGAACAAGTGGCAACAGTGGTTCTTCAAATCGGGGCCGTGTGGTTATTTCAGCTCCTCCAAAGCTCAAGAAACTAGTAGACTACTGA
- the LOC108120315 gene encoding CLK4-associating serine/arginine rich protein isoform X2, whose protein sequence is MWHEARKQERKIRGLIVDYRKRAERRQYFYDKIQADPTQFLQLHGRRSKIYLDPAVAAAGDGAAIIVPWQGQQDNLIDRFDVRAHLDYIPPVTKNTGEFGEPDSELSAEERQLNYERYRILAQNDFLNVSEDKFLHQLYLEEQFGANAQLEAERNLAKKKQKTGGATIGYSYDDAGDPATIGPQPFGAASSTSTATAGAVIKTGEKGDGSDESDSDIDMDVSIDIGKLDTSQAHELNACGRNYGMKSNDFFSHLTKDADEADALRIAREEEQEKMLLSGRKSRRERRAQKERRIANRPFSPPSYAAKEDKDKKGGGKGNDKEKEDDSDSRSPSPSEAGPEKITYITSFGGEDEMQPHSKITISLSKPGLTLGESCIKASSGAAVAAAGASSVSYAQKVKDNLDKLKLMNESAKRSRRHSRSRSRSRSRSGSASRSRSGSRRRNRRSRSYHRRSRSRTRSRRRRRYYSRSRSRRRSSSRSRSRSGSWKRYKSRSPSYKRSRKRYSYSSRSSSASSYRRRSRSRSRSRPKKKQTPPAQSPAGTYCLSTTTTTTTSTLTAVKLLQQQQSKAAPPMISYPIPSRLLNQSAPAVAPPQVVEPPPPPLKRYYGRKRANDTSSSSSAAENSEASDNEEQQQSQTGKRADDSDDVDVDTASERSHALQPAMSSSSTGNQTGKYSSATETKVRTWTRRWWRIRNWTAQSARAA, encoded by the exons ATGTGGCACGAGGCGCGCAAGCAGGAGCGGAAGATCCGCGGCCTGATCGTTGACTACCGCAAACGGGCGGAGCGCAGACAGTACTTTTACGACAAGATACAAGCGGATCCCACCCAGTTCTTACAGCTACACGGCCGGCGGAGCAAAATATATTTGGATCCTGCAGTGGCAGCCGCTGGCGATGGAGCCGCAATCAT TGTGCCGTGGCAGGGGCAGCAGGATAATCTGATTGACAGGTTTGACGTACGTGCTCACCTGGATTACATCCCTCCAGTTACCAAGAACACTGGCGAGTTCGGAGAACCAGACTCAGAACTAAGCGCCGAGGAGAGGCAGTTGAACTATGAGCGGTATCGCATTCTGGCCCAGAACGACTTTCTCAACGTCAGTGAGGATAAGTTTCTGCATCAGCTTTACTTGGAGGAGCAGTTTGGAGCAAATGCACAATTAGAGGCCGAGCGAAATTTGGCCAAGAAAAAGCAGAAAACGGGGGGTGCTACCATTGGTTATTCGTATGATGATGCTGGTGATCCAGCCACTATTGGCCCGCAACCTTTTGGGGCTGCAAGCTCAACTTCTACGGCTACAGCCGGAGCGGTCATAAAAACCGGAGAAAAGGGTGATGGATCTGACGAATCAGACTCGGATATCGATATGGATGTGTCTATTGACATTGGAAAACTGGATACCTCTCAAGCTCATGAGCTGAACGCCTGCGGCCGCAACTACGGAATGAAAAGCAATGATTTCTTCTCGCACTTGACCAAGGATGCAGACGAGGCAGACGCCTTGCGTATCGCCCGCGAGGAAGAGCAGGAGAAGATGCTATTAAGTGGACGCAAGTCCCGACGGGAAAGAAGGGCGCAAAAGGAGCGAAGAATTGCCAATCGCCCATTTAGCCCTCCCAGTTACGCTGCCAAAGAGGATAAGGATAAAAAGGGTGGCGGCAAGGGAAATGACAAGGAAAAGGAGGACGACAGCGATTCCAGATCGCCATCGCCTTCTGAAGCGGGTCCAGAGAAAATCACCTACATTACCTCCTTCGGTGGCGAGGATGAGATGCAGCCGCACTCTAAAATCACCATCAGCCTTTCCAAACCAGGCTTGACATTGGGCGAGTCTTGCATTAAAGCCAGTAGTGGAGCAGCGGTGGCCGCCGCTGGCGCTTCTTCAGTTTCCTATGCCCAAAAGGTCAAAGACAATCTCGACAAGCTGAAACTGATGAATGAATCAGCAAAGCGCAGCAGGAGGCATTCCCGTTCCCGCTCCAGGTCACGTTCCCGAAGCGGCTCGGCGTCGAGAAGTCGCAGTGGAAGTCGTAGAAGAAATCGCCGCAGTAGGAGCTACCATAGAagaagcaggagcaggacgCGATCCCGCCGCCGTAGGAGATATTACTCTAGATCCAGATCAAGGAGGCGATCAAGTTCTCGATCTCGGTCGCGTTCAGGTTCCTGGAAGCGATACAAATCGCGCAGTCCCAGCTACAAAAGGTCAAGGAAACGCTACTCCTATTCCTCGCGAAGTTCAAGTGCAAGTTCTTACAGGCGAAGGAGTCGCTCCCGTTCTCGGAGTCGCCCCAAAAAGAAGCAAACACCTCCAGCACAATCCCCAGCTGGTACTTATTGCCTGAGCACTACAACCACTACCACTACATCTACTCTGACTGCGGTGAAGCTGCTTCAGCAGCAACAATCGAAAGCTGCTCCACCAATGATCAGTTATCCCATACCCTCACGATTATTAAACCAATCTGCTCCTGCAGTGGCGCCACCGCAAGTGGTGgagccgccgccaccgcctctAAAGCGTTATTATGGCCGGAAAAGGGCCAATGacacatcatcatcatcgtcggcAGCAGAGAACAGCGAGGCTAGTGACAACGAGGAACAGCAACAGTCCCAGACCGGGAAACGAGCAGACGATTCGGACGATGTGGACGTGGATACTGC GTCAGAGCGTTCTCACGCTCTTCAACCGGCCATGTCATCGAGCAGCACGGGTAATCAAACAGGCAAATATAGTTCTGCTACCGAAACCAAAGTCA GGACCTGGACACGCCGGTGGTGGCGGATCAGGAACTGGACGGCCCAATCTGCGCGAGCGGCTTAA